TCATTTTAATAGATGCCAAGCTACAAATAAAGATAGACCACAGATGGTTTTGTGGAAAGACCACATTCAAGTTTTTAATTTCAGGTCACTAAGTAATTAATCACTGCCACCTATGCATAGTTGATTTGTCAGTACTGCCTGTTTAATATGTGATAGCTGAGGCCATTAATGTGTTTTAGAACATAGGCGTGAAAAAGAGGTTAAAAAAGACAGGAATGATTCACTGATCCAAAAATCTCAGTCACTTTGGCTACAGAAGCGGTAACATGCCCCACGTGTACCCAGGTTGTTATTAGAGTGTCATCTTACCAGACGGCTCCATAATCTTGGCAGGAATAAAGGTTATTAGTGTGCACTGAAACAGGGAAACACTGAGGTTTCATACAAACTTCTTTCCGCAGAGACGTGGAGTgtcatcagaggaagaggaaggagaagtgGACAGTGAAGTGGAGTTGCCAAGGAGACGGTAAGACTTACTGAAGACTCACTGTAGTCACATTTCCATCTATTAATCcatacaaaacattttccaaacatatatccaaaaatgacatttcataGCCTCCGCTGGTTTAACAGTTGCTTAGCCTGATTACACTTCAGTGCGCGCTGggttttaaaacacacagtgtgcacACGCTAGCAACAAACAGCTGTGTGATCCATATATTCAGCCACTGTGTAATGTCAAATGGGACTGAGGAGACACAACCAATGCATGAGCTTTAAGTTTTTAGCATGAATATTATCAAATGGTtttaacattacattcacaTGTTGCATTTGAATATGCCCATGAATCTGTGTCATCAGTCCGTGTTTGTAATAttctgtatatgtatatgttccTCGTTGTTTTCCCACTCAGGCGTCCTGTGAGCATGACCAAGTGCCAGTCCCTGTCCACCTTCAGCTCAGAGAACTTGTCGGTGTCGGACGGTGAGGAGGGAAACACCACTGACCACTCCCACAGCGGCACACCAGACGTGGTCAGCACCAACACCGACGAGCGTCTGGACGACAAGAGTGACGACCTGCTGTCACAGGGCTCGGAGATTCCCGCTGACCCCTCCGACCCAACCCAGCTGGGCTCCGATGGGTTGTCAGAGAAGGAGGCTATTCTTCGACAAGTCAAGACCCACCTTGCTAGTAATGACCATAACTATGAGGTAGGCTGCAGAGAGGGAAGGATGTAGACTGTACTTAGAAGCATACATATAGAACTGAAAGATACATAACCCGCTGCATTTGTAGTCAACATTTAAGAGTCTGTTTATTGCTCTAACTCAGATAATTCATGTTTGTCCTCCAAATCAGGGCCTGTATGACGACTCGGACTGTGACAGTGCAGAGCTGGACCATTCAGGCAGTGCAGAGCCCAGCCAACCTCAAGCCAACTGGTGAAAATCTGACACCTCAACCCACTCAAACACCTGCAGATCCGGCCTGTGAATGCCACATTTACTCTCAGACCGTAGTCATGATCACTGACATTGCAGAGGGGCAGGAACTGAAGGCCCGTCACCTTCATCGCAAGCaggaacacaaaacaaatcctTGGTGAGTCAGTGGTGCTCTCAAGAACCTGATAtcctgggggaaaaaaaacctgaaaatccAATTCCTGTTGAAATAAATGCATCACAGTGATGTGAAACTGAATTGGGACAGTAGCTGAGCTGATGGAGCGGCAtccccctctgctccctccaTAGCAACTGGCCCAAGATCAGCTTtgcaaaaacacttcaaataacacCTCAGCGACAGAGGCCTCAGTCAAACAGGTCGTGACCAGTACGTAAACGTCTCTTGTCATATTCCATGtcaatttgtatttttctctccgtcataaaaatgtgtcatgttATTTAACATTGTGTCATACGAGAAAATGATTATAAAATCCGATCAGGGCTTCTGttatattttaatgtttctgttgtcaaCATTACTGGACCAGCCACTGATGTTGCTGCTTGCACTTAATTAATGAAATGTATTGATTCCCTCATGATCATTGTGTCATATTGCGTTTCCTCTTAAAAATCATTATGCACTCActaatttattgttattttacagtGAATTCATTGATATTcttgaaaaaacaatgtttacatttttcatttgtgttgtttacatttttttttatttatatttgtgtcatGGGTTATGTTTCCACTTTCTACTCCTGCATTTTAATATCAGTGTAAATATGTGATGTtgtaaaatgaacaaatttttaaaatgtgagatTGTATAATTTAAAGGTGCTGATGTTTCTAATTAGGTGGCGTTGATCTATTTGAACCTCAGAAAGCTTATGGTTGTAGAAtgtactgtagctgctgttCATGTCCGAGCATCGAAACACAGATAAAAGAGGAACATGTGAGCAAAGAAAAAGCAATATGTCTGCTCTGATACAGTATGTACAAGTTATATAGTTCACTCAGGCCagacaggctttttttttttttctttttttttttactagtaTTGCAGCGTTTACTGTATTAAAATGCAATACAATTTTGAAAGTCCCTTTATGCATCTGGGGCTGTATATAGCATCAGAAAAGCATGCTTGTGGAAAAGTATGGATAGCCTATTGGTAACTGTTGACCCAGATCAAAAGGAAATATTAAACCAATCCATGGAGATAAAATTCAACAAAAGGAAGACTGCAAGTTTTCTGGCAGACATTTAAAGACTCAAGTTTAATGACTGAAGGCACGTGGATGGGACGCAAAACACCGACATAGATCTCAGATTAACAGCAAAACATGATGATGTTCATGAATTTCTGCTGTCGCTCAGTTGTAACAAACTTGTGTaccagacagaaaacagatcaGAGATTAGATAATTTCaggaaatttaaaaatgtgGCTCACAACCTTTTGTTCCTAGTATTAGATTAGTAGATTAATTACAAAGTAGATCACAGGATTATCTGAGGCAGATTGTTTATTCAATATCAGGAAAAAGTGCTCGACCTCAAATTAGCAGTTTTTACGCACATAGAATCAGTCGACACCTAAAAACGAGGCCTGTGATATTGTGGTTTGTCCACATTTACTTTTTGCCTTCCCAGCATAGAATCTTAATTTAGATGATGAAATTCTACAAGCCCACAATATGGTTTCATTGGTTTACAGAAAGGTCACTCTGACATTGTCCTCACCAGCTGAAATTTTAGCCAACATACAGTCACTTTTCACTAAATGTGCAAGGGCTCCTTCATAACAGACAGCATCAAGCATAAAACTCTGGTTTTGATGTTCTTGTGTCCCTTGACAAGcctttgtgcatgtgcatggtTTAATCTGACAGTACAACAGCACATTACATCCTGTTCCATTTATTTATGACTGACCAGGTCCCACTCAATAAGCTAGAAATGGCAGCTTCTTTTAATATCTGCTGTTCTATTTTAAACGTTAAATTTGTGGAGCATTTAAAACCCAGTGTACCCCCAAGATTTAAAGCTAGATATCCTGCTGCAGGATAAAATGTTGCCAAAAAGCAAACCTACTGCCCTCTAGTGTCTCGATTGTGGAGGTACTTGTGTTGCCCAAGATGCCGATAGAAACAACCCAGTATGAACTGAAACGTTTGCTTTTTATACTGCATTATTGTAACtgtacaataaatatatttaagaaacattttaaaataaaaatcaaacctGTGAAATCTCAGCTTTGTGTGTTCGGTTTACTCCAGaaggacaaaaagacaaaattcaAGACAAGTTGTGGTTTGAGCATTTCACatctttatttctgtattttttaaacaatgttGTGGCACCCAGGTCTACAGTCTCAAAAACGTGCACaaaagtttttctttcctgcaaataaaaaataaaataaattctgaCTTGAGCAAAGCAAAGAGCAGGAAACTAGTGTTAACTCACAACCCTTTTGTTGTCTAGTTCCAGAGCTTCAGTGATCTCAGTTCTCCGCCTCATCACATTTCATAGACAGATCAGTAAGTGTCCAGGAGTTATTCCCCCTTtggtagttaaaaaaaaatatttcctccatttaaaacaaatattccaacattttttttttttttagtatataTCAGTCTTTACAAAAAAAGCGAGGAGAACCCTCTGCTTTCAATTCTTAGAGCCAAGCCCAGACCCCCAAAACCTCCCATCCCAGCAAAATATCAACACATATTCTCAGGACcaggagaggggaaaaacaggAATGACATGTAGAGGGGCGAAAAGTGACACGCGTAgtaatacacattttaaattatcTGGGTAAATTCAATTGTGAGAGTTAGAACATTTGTCGTCATAACCAAATATAATCTGTGACAGTGCATGTACAGCTACGTATTCTCAGTGACACGAGTGTAATCCATGATACAAGCACTTCAATTGAAAAGGTGACAAAGGGGGAGAATGCAGGTGTATAATTAAAGCAAGTGAGTATGGACATAAAATGGACAGACCGACTTGAAGAactgggagaggaaaaaggggTGGTGTGTAtataaacacagaataaaacagtcactctattgttatttttgatatttttttttatttttccttttttgtcttttcctttttaaagaaaaaaactgactgTACAGAACTAAATCTATATTCCTATTCAGAGTTTTTCCAACTCTACTCCTCTGTGatggcaaagaaagaaaaatggaagaGAGCCAAGGGATcagtcaacaaaaaaagaaaaagaaaaagtctaatAACAAATCATTAAAACCTCCAACTCGAGTCAAAAAGGGAATTAAAAACCtaattgtttgtttcttttgactaaaaccaaaacaaagaaaataaataatgaactCAGCGGATCAAATGGGAGGCGGATGACATGATTTCAAATGAGGAAGAGGTGGTATAATATATAAACTCTTAAGTTGGATAGTTGCATTGACTGCTTTATGGTAGCCGATGACATAAAAGTGAGATTTAGTGCAGATGCAGTGTCTTATCAGTTGGCTGTCAGTCCTGTGGCCTCGGAGGAAAGCctggagaaacagacagagagacacccGGAGaccagggagggagagagaataagGCATGCAATCAGACAGACACGataaatgtaatttactgtACATTAAGTTATTATTCATTCGTCCAGTTTAGCCACTCTTACCATCAATGATAACTATTCTCAAACTCAAACCGATACTCATTTGTTTGGCATCAGAGCTGTGTTCAAAAAACATCTTGGGAAACGCGCTTATTTGTATTAATTAGAGGAGAAGATACGTAGCAGTcggttatcttagcttagcataaagaatcGCTAACATCCTGACGTCTTGTTGTTACACTCAGGTTGCCAGTTAATTAGTGAACAGTCCAGGAAGTCACTGGCCTCAACAATTGCTGACCTTTAGAGGTGCTTGTAGTCTGACGCTGTTACCTTTGGACACATCCAGGCAAGCTGCTCCTCCCAgtgttctgtctttgtgttaaCCTAACCTAAACTGACTATTGGCTCTACCTATGCATTTATTGTACAGACAGTGATattaatcttctcatccaaACCTCAACAAGGAAGCAAAGcagcatttcccaaaatgtaaaaccatTCCTTTAAAAATGAGGCTAAACTCAGTGGATGGTTTGGGAattttgataaaacaaaatgatctaAATAAAGGGcggtttggtgtgtttgataCCTGAGGGCAGATTTACTTGGGATTGAAATAACAACCGTTTCTTAcataagcaaaaataaataaaaaatcatcatGATACACATAATCTCCATAATCTTATGACTGCTAACAATAGTCACTTAAAATTCACTGCAAGAAAACTATTCCCATAAATACAATGTGACATCTTAAAGAGAGCCGCTACCTGAGCAGAGCTTacacaaaagagagaaatgctTCAGTAAACCAGTGAAATGATTCACTGTCCATGCCAAGttcaaagtcatttaaaaatataatgcaCTCAACATGTCATTTCTTTAAGAGACAGGCCAAATCAAGCTACAGGTTTCTATTTTATAAATATGGCAGCAACCATCTGGCTGTGTAAcacttgtttgtgtgcatttgttttctgtagTAAGCGTGGCATGGCACAGCCAGATACAAAAGCAAGTGCAGGTAcagacaacaaaacagcatTGTCAGTACTTTAGTAGTAGATGACTTATGTTTCCTTCGTTAGTAAGGGGAGAGCCTTCGCCTTTTAGACTTGGAGCTCAGCTCTGGGGCGATTTTGGGCTCAGTGGGCATTGGGTGAGCGGGGTTACTGGCCCCGCTGACAACATGGAGGGCCAGGAGAGGGAGGGGCTTGAGACTGAGGAGACTTGACACACAGGCAGGAGAGCTGGGGAGCAGGGagtcagtggaggaggaagaggaggaggaagaggagggaggaggcggCCCTGGAGCCAACAaggacagagggatggaggcTGAGGGGGGCACcacacaggaggaagaggaggaggaggaggaagagaaggaggaggtagcagcagaggaggtggtggtagtagtagtagtagtagtggtagtagtagtagtagtagaggtggagggagggcaCAGGCTGGTCTGTTCAGGGttcaaggaggaggaggagggaggaggtttAGAGGACTCTACACTGtagaaagagagacaaggagagagggaCAACACAGTCGGGATGGGTCACAGGGCAGGCTGGTGAGCAATGGGGCGGGGAGGAGGCTGAGGATAGGAGGGGTGTGTGGGGGAAAATCACTCAGGGATGTGatcaaaacacaagacaaaaagctTCATTAGAAACGAATGTGTagatccaaataaataaatgtttttttaaaaaaaaaaagaaaaacagaaaagagggtCAAAAACAATCACATCTCTGGTGATGCATCAGTAAAGGGTAGAATAAGGAAAAACCAAGTGCAGACTGACAGAGAGCTAGCAACACGAAAGCAACACCAAAGTGTCCGTAACCAAAAAGATCATTAACCACATAATTTAAAATTGAACACAAATCCACACTAGAGATGTCGGTGCAGCAGGTGGGCTAGTTATGGTATCAGGAACATAAACTATTTTATGGATTACTGTAGTATTGTGACGTCAGGAGTCATCAGGTGGGCCCATGTAACTCGAGTTTGTTCTTGAACATTTACAGACTACAGTTTGATCAGGCTGAACTGACACGGACAAATCATTTGCCAAAAAGTGACACTAAATATAAGTGTGTGACAGAACAAATCACCTGTTGGGAGCTGACGTAGTACATGAATTGATTATCTCACCTGGCATTGATGAGGTACTCCGCCAGACTGATGCTGGCAGGTGTGCCTGTGATGGTGACCTGGCGGTCAGTCGATCCATCCACTGGATTTGCAATCTTGATCTGGGCGCCCGACATTTGCCTGATCTCGTTGATCTTGGCTCCCTGGCGGCCGATGATGCACCCAATAAGCTGTTGTGGAGAGGAGCAGCCAGGTTATAAGACAGGAATGCTTCATCAGGTAACACAATGAACACATGCCTCAAGTGAAGTCTGCAACTTGGAACTAACAAGCTGTATTTATTAAAGCATTTTATACATGAAAAGTCATGCactattttttactttttgtgtgtgtttaatcccAGTCAAACAACATGGTTAACATTaagatgcagtttgtttttttttagtttgatgAGTTGAAGATGTaaaaatgttcctgtttaacagtaataaacatttttgaagCACTTACATCATTTGGAATGGTCATCTCATGGGAACTGGTTTGAGCAGAAGCATCTAtccctgaaaaacaaagaacaggaTCACCAACAATGATTAAATAATGTTGAAATGTGCAAATCAACCTACAAAGAATATGAAATAGGGTGACAGAACATCAAATGTTGTGATTAGTGACTAATTCAGAAGCTATTGAGGTTAATGAGCCTCGAAAAGTCCCAAATTCCCACAGGGGAGTTGGAGATGGATTTTTAAGTCCTAGATATGGATTTGACACATGCTGTTTATGAAATGTTACCACCACCAAGCTCTTTCTTGGTCAAATCTGAGTTTCCTTCAAAAATTTTTGTACGATTTTGTGCTCGTGTCCAACACATTCTGACTTTTGAGGCTGACGAGGTGACTGACAATGTGCCGAAAGCCCATTGACGCTGTCGTGCTGCATACCAGTGAATCCCTGGTTGCTTGGTGCGATGGGGAAGGGGCTCTGCTGCATAGCCAGCTGGTGAAGCTTGGTGAGCTGTGGAGAGAtagcagcagaggaagactgtgagagtgagagagaaggcagggagagaaatggaggaaatggaaaacacaggaagaggggaaaacagaacaaaaacatcacAGTCAGTACAGACAGCTGCACAAAGAACCTCCCAGAAAAAGATTGCACACGTCACTCAATACTGTTGTGTGTAGATCTCGTGTCGTTTCACAAAGCTCTACGTTTGTGTCTGACAGTCGGTGTGTTTAATGACTTGTCTATGTGGGGTACCCCAAAGGTATTCCTCCAAAGTGCAGGCTGCATCTCTTGGTATTGCTTTCTTGTAGTCTTCAGTCACAATTCTCAAGGGAGGGAGCGCTCAATATGCAGCTGATTTCCTAACCATCGCCACTACGAGACCCAAACATGAACTGAGATAATCTCAACTTAACATCACAGTGTGCCAGTTATCACCACTTTAGCTGGGAGGGAAGATATAAAGGAGGAGATAACACGTTTCTGTGTCACTTATTAACAGTTTCTAGTTGTAATAAGCAAACTGCCACAAGCATTGGAAAACTAATTACATAAATGCAATCACACTGCTCCAAGGGCCCTAAAAAAATTAGACAATTTTAACTGTATACATGTTGCCgtgttttactttttatctGACTGGTACTTCCTTGCTCTGTTGCCAATGTTCAGTGGCAGGTAGAACTAATAATTACTCAATCTATCATATCCAATGCAATGCATCCAATGGAACATCTAAAGCTcatgaaaagaagagagagaaagattaaTTGAGTTGAGAGACAAGTAGGCAGAGCACAAAGTAATGATGAAGGGTTAatgaaggggggaaaaagaacATGTTTATCTGGGACAGACTAATGAACGAGGGATGTAAaacaagacaggaaaaaaaaaaggaaacacagaaaagactGAGCAGCAGGAACAGATTATTATTCATGGAACAGTGGAGAGTctggacaaacacaaacaacaaatgtcagtttaattaaaaactgaCGGCCAGTCGACTGAGGGGCTACACAAACATGAAGTACTAATAGTGCTGCTCTCCAAATGGTCACAAAATGGGTAATTGTAcgtcaaaaataaaattagacGCGTGGGTGGGGGTTGCACATTTTGGAAGAGGGGAGTGGTAATTATAGGTGGGAGTGgaggtggtgtggtggtggggggtcaTGTAAAAATGTCTACTGCACTTACATCTGGCTGTGGAATCGCGTGCTGTCCTTGTACGGCATATgcctgaaacaaatgaaaacaaagctttCATAGGCCTCACAGCTGACTTTGATTTTGGTCAGGTTACTTCTTCAGCTACATCTCTCCTAATATGTAAATTTCTCCTGTAGGCCACATCGAAGCCTCTTCTGAACTAATATCATTTAGGAATATCAACACGTATGTCTTGTCCAAAGTCTCCACATTTCTGGGAAAAGAGAAATCTTTAGATACATTATGGTAGAATTGAGGAAATCCAGAAGGAGAGATTTTCTTTCCAAAGAATatagtttgtttggttttttttaaataaaaaaaaaaaaaaaaaaaaaaaaaggtatttagTGAGATAAAAGACCTTGTAATGTTAGGCCAACAAGCACCAGAAAGCATTTTTGTTCAGATCAACAATAGTGGGAAATATGAAACCACACTTCTGAGAGCTAATGCTTGAAACAATAAAACTAATTGAGAGGAAACGGTGAGGAGGCCCTCTAAAACTGCCTTGAGGGCAAATGCCTTATGGTCATCAAACTACTAAAGCTGTTCAAATCATTAGCATATGGCATTCTGGTTACAACTGTTTTGTTCACCCTTCACCACAACGGTCTCGCCCATGCACGGGTATCAAAACTGTAACATTAAGTGCATTGTGTTTATTCACAGCCTTTCAGCACAAATCAGGATTTCCAAACATATAATATTCCTCACAAATAAGCATTCCCAGACTGATATGAGCCAAAATGAAGCAATAAACACCCTCACGTGGGATCCCACCCAAAGTATCATGAATACGGTGGGATCCCGTGTTCCTCTGAAGTGTCGTATGTACCTGTCCGCCTGCAAAGATGACGGGGGATCCTGAAGGCTTGGGTCGGTAGGGGATAGTGACCCCCTTAGGTGGAGACTGTACGGGAGACAAAGCAGGTGTATGTTATCATATAACAGCAAAGTTagacttgtgtttttaaatcgTGAATGTAGTACACAACTGCTCGTGCTAGCAATAACTGAAACGTGAAAgtacaataattaaaaaagtaGAGGGACGTCtcaatttagtgttttttttttttttcttctttgcactAATCCCAACCACAATTCTTTGAGTTTATCTTTTAAAGCACCTTCAGTATAATATCATGTGTATGGCCCCATAGAGATTTTTCACATAACtctaaaaaacactgaagctgtAATACTGTGGCTCGGCTTGACACACAGCTGGTGCAAACccagcacacagcagccaaaGGCCCAGAGATCACACTATTTCACATCATTAATTTACAGGTCAACAGCTGGCACTTCATTTGCGTCAATGCTTTCATGAGCCCACTTACCTCAAGCATGACCACACAGATCTGCTTTACACACTCAATTATCGACTGGGGGGTTCCAGCGATGGTGATGGCTCGCTCTGTGGAGTTGGGGAGCATGTCTCCTGCCACTTGTACCTGAGCACCAGTTGACTGGCACAAACAGATGGAGTAAAATGAGATAAGAATTAAAACCagctgtgtctcagtgtttgaTTAACTAAATTACACATGTAGAAAGGTGAACAGTCAGCTAATGCTGAAGGGATACTTGGAATTCTCTATGAGTACCTCTCGAATTTCCTTGATTTTGCAGCCACCTTTCCCAATTAGGGAGCCACACTGGCTTGCAGGAACCACAATGCGCAGGGTCACCGGGGGCTTGCTGGTAGCTGTGCTGTTTGTCATTGAGCTGCTGATGTCCTGGATAAAAGATGGAAACGAAGGTTAATCTAGTTTGTGTTTGGCCTGATTCAGGTCAGCAGTGACCTGCAAATCAATCTGTCGGTATAAACTGAGACGTACCTCTTCCAGCTTCTCAATGATCATGGAGAATGCTTTAAAGATGGCGGTGGTTGGACCTGCCAAAGTAATGATCCTCTCAGGACAATTGCCCTCAGAGATGTTTATGCGAGCCCCGCTCTACAGACGaataaaaaagcaattaattgaaagaaaaaacaatttgGAAGGCTTCCCAGACATATGTAAAAATCGACCAATTGTTGTCTGTTAAGACTTGAAACGTTTCATCCTGTCGTGAgtaaagaaataagaaaagaccTCACCTCTTCTCTCATCTTCTTCACAGATTCACCTTTCTATTAGCAGAAAATCACATCAATGTCAGACTCATGAACACTTCACACAGAGAAAtcttcaaataataataatagacaaTCAAAATTTCAGTTAAGCTAATCTTACCTTTCCAATAATACTTCCAACTTCCTAAAATGGGAAGAGAGAGATTCATTAGACCAATTAAATCATCTTTATGCACCTTATACATAATTTTCTTACTACCACACAGTTGGACACATCTGGCCTCTGTAACTACAGCTTGCCCAGTTTATCAGTAAAGAAAAAACTACACttgtagaagaagaaaagtagTTACTGTAAGTGCACCACCTCCTTCAGAAATTCCTCAGTGGTTATGATCACTAGATGCAATCCATTATAACAATTATGAATGCTTCCTTTGATCTGGCGCTAATCAAAACAGGCCAAAGTTCATTTCAAATGGTTCAACTGGTGGCCTTTAAACTGGGGAAAATATTCACAACAGCAAAATCCATAAATTCCCCAGCTCTCTATCACAGGCAGTTTTTGTTTCAGTCTAATCCCACATAGGCTCAAGATGGTGCTGTTCACCGCGATGAGACCCAGGACGCAGTCAAGCACACAGTATCTGAAGGCTGCTAGTTGCTAGTGCCTCACTAGTGCTGGGGCCTGTTTTAGGATGCTACGAGCAGAGAGGAGCTTTTGGAGGATTGTTTTTTGGATATGGCACAGTTTGATATGTCCACAGGGTAAGCCGACGTGTCAGAGTCAGATTTGCTTGAGCGGCAGCTTCTTGCTACATGGCATCTCAGCATATGAAACCACAATAACACCAGGCCACTTTAGGGCTCAACATGCAACAAGTGTGTGGCTATGCTGCTACCATGAAGGCCAGATGGATTAGTGACAACGGCCAATGCAGTGTCATGCTTTCTGCTTGTATACTTCACCAATTGTGTGGTGTTGAAGCAGCTGTTTGTAACATCATTTCATCTTTGAAGCTGCTTTGTGATCATTCAGAGAGGAATGCAGGGGAGGAACACATCTCCATAATTTAATAAGTATAAAAAGACTTAACTGCTGATTTGAGGAGCATTACTCTGCTCTCGATAAAATGGACGAATACTGAAATAACTTGGTGCTTGAGATTCACAATCTCATCACCGAGCCAGCAGCCTTACTCATCACATCGAAGTCCCAGCCCTGGCCACATCCCCGAGGAACTTTAATTTTCATAAACAGTATATCATAGACTAATGCACTGCCGACAGGAGCAGCTGATGAGTGACCTCACCTTGCCATGCATGAGCAGCCTGATAGTAAGGGTGACATTGAGGCCTCCTTCAATCACACCGGAGTCCATAACTGCAACCTAGCTGTTCGTACAGAGCTGGGGTCTTTGGTCACTGAGATGGATCTAAAGGatcataaaaacaaagcagacaaGTAATTATATACCAGGGCTGATCATGTGACAGGACTGAAGAGCAAatcctaaaaaaacaaaagaaaagacataaaCACAAGACAGATGTAGAGTGAGGACAGTGTGACAGGCTCTCTGTGGTCTTTTACATTATGAACAAAGTGGTAAGTATGACATATCTGCCTTTAACATATCATCACAGCCACATTCCCACCCATGACAAGATAATAGTACATAGCCCCACATTGACTACAATTAGCTGATCTACTTGAGACGTCATAATTCATAGTAATTACAGATTCTGCCTTTTTCCATTAGAGAAACTTCTGCCCTCTGCACACTCCTGCTGCATACATTTATAATgttattatatatacacacacagacttaaatGTCAGGATTACACAAAGTTGGCTAAGCAATTCTCTTATTAGCAAATACACAACACAATTACAGTTATttgtaaaagcaaaacattctttaaaaaaaaaaaaaaatcacacaaggCATTTTTGGCTAAATGTGTCACGTAGCAAATGTGTGATGTTTACAGCTGGTTTTCCATAAGACATGATTCCCCTTCGGAAATAAAACTGAACCAGTTGAGAAAGAAAACGCTAAATCTGTGTCCTAGCTCATGTTAGCGTCCATGCCTCTGAAATCAGATGCGTACTGCGATGAATCTCCCAAAATGGCTAAGCCCACTTTTACTGTATCAACTACATGC
This region of Pempheris klunzingeri isolate RE-2024b chromosome 2, fPemKlu1.hap1, whole genome shotgun sequence genomic DNA includes:
- the LOC139209665 gene encoding poly(rC)-binding protein 2 isoform X1, giving the protein MDSGVIEGGLNVTLTIRLLMHGKEVGSIIGKKGESVKKMREESGARINISEGNCPERIITLAGPTTAIFKAFSMIIEKLEEDISSSMTNSTATSKPPVTLRIVVPASQCGSLIGKGGCKIKEIRESTGAQVQVAGDMLPNSTERAITIAGTPQSIIECVKQICVVMLESPPKGVTIPYRPKPSGSPVIFAGGQAYAVQGQHAIPQPDSSSAAISPQLTKLHQLAMQQSPFPIAPSNQGFTGIDASAQTSSHEMTIPNDLIGCIIGRQGAKINEIRQMSGAQIKIANPVDGSTDRQVTITGTPASISLAEYLINARLSSEATGLTAN
- the LOC139209665 gene encoding poly(rC)-binding protein 2 isoform X2, with the translated sequence MDSGVIEGGLNVTLTIRLLMHGKEVGSIIGKKGESVKKMREESGARINISEGNCPERIITLAGPTTAIFKAFSMIIEKLEEDISSSMTNSTATSKPPVTLRIVVPASQCGSLIGKGGCKIKEIRESTGAQVQVAGDMLPNSTERAITIAGTPQSIIECVKQICVVMLESPPKGVTIPYRPKPSGSPVIFAGGQAYAVQGQHAIPQPDLTKLHQLAMQQSPFPIAPSNQGFTGIDASAQTSSHEMTIPNDLIGCIIGRQGAKINEIRQMSGAQIKIANPVDGSTDRQVTITGTPASISLAEYLINARLSSEATGLTAN
- the LOC139209665 gene encoding poly(rC)-binding protein 2 isoform X3, translated to MDSGVIEGGLNVTLTIRLLMHGKEVGSIIGKKGESVKKMREESGARINISEGNCPERIITLAGPTTAIFKAFSMIIEKLEEDISSSMTNSTATSKPPVTLRIVVPASQCGSLIGKGGCKIKEIRESTGAQVQVAGDMLPNSTERAITIAGTPQSIIECVKQICVVMLESPPKGVTIPYRPKPSGSPVIFAGGQSSSAAISPQLTKLHQLAMQQSPFPIAPSNQGFTGIDASAQTSSHEMTIPNDLIGCIIGRQGAKINEIRQMSGAQIKIANPVDGSTDRQVTITGTPASISLAEYLINARLSSEATGLTAN